One window of the Microvirga mediterraneensis genome contains the following:
- a CDS encoding ABC transporter ATP-binding protein yields the protein MEAPLLSVRQLTVDFNTDAGNFRAVDGLTFDIPKGKTVALVGESGSGKSVTAQAILQILSKKARITGGSIVFDDPANGGTIDIAALQPESDAMHALRGGRIAMIFQEPMTSLSPLHTIGDQISEALMIHADVDQAKANQRTMEVLARVGFPDPKRALKTYPFELSGGLRQRAMIAMALITRPALLIADEPTTALDVTTQAQILDLIKELQGETGMSVLLITHDLGVVANVADEVVVMYRGRVMEAGSRENIFRNAQHPYLQALMRAVPRFAMAENERLTPIREVTSATLTSASAPERIQPKGPILKAEHLTKCFTLRSGWFSGKTQEIRAVSEVDLSLPVGKTLGLVGESGCGKTTVSKMIMRALTPNSGRVLFDDGTGPKDVHKLEGDALTTYRRSVQFIFQDPFSSLNPRMTVYELLTEPLRIHNIGTSDERYARVKQLLDMVGLDQRALRRYPHSFSGGQRQRLGIARALALEPRVLLCDEPVSALDVSVQAQVLNLLKDLQSALGLSYLFVSHNLAVVDYIADTIAVMCRGYIVEEAPKSSLFRNPVHPYTQALLAAVPDPDIDRPLDFAKLRSGRFSQPSEWPEPFRIKPGEFGVMKEIEPGHKVRMGQLTAREAA from the coding sequence ATGGAAGCGCCACTCCTGTCGGTTCGCCAGCTGACAGTTGACTTCAACACCGATGCCGGAAACTTCCGGGCCGTCGACGGGCTGACATTCGACATTCCTAAAGGGAAGACGGTAGCCCTCGTCGGAGAGTCCGGATCGGGCAAATCGGTGACGGCGCAGGCCATCCTCCAGATCCTGTCGAAGAAGGCCCGCATCACGGGGGGATCCATCGTGTTCGACGATCCCGCGAATGGCGGCACCATCGACATCGCCGCCCTCCAGCCCGAGAGCGACGCCATGCATGCCCTGCGCGGCGGGCGCATCGCCATGATCTTCCAGGAGCCGATGACGTCCTTGTCCCCGCTCCACACCATCGGCGACCAGATCTCCGAGGCGCTGATGATCCACGCGGATGTGGATCAGGCCAAGGCGAACCAGCGGACCATGGAGGTGCTCGCCCGGGTCGGCTTCCCCGATCCGAAGCGGGCACTGAAGACCTACCCGTTCGAACTCTCCGGAGGCCTGCGCCAGCGCGCCATGATCGCCATGGCGCTCATCACCCGCCCGGCCCTCCTGATCGCCGACGAGCCCACGACGGCGCTCGACGTAACCACGCAGGCGCAGATCCTGGACCTCATCAAGGAACTTCAGGGCGAGACCGGCATGTCGGTTTTGCTCATCACGCACGACCTCGGCGTCGTGGCCAACGTGGCCGACGAGGTGGTGGTGATGTATCGGGGGAGGGTCATGGAGGCCGGCTCCCGGGAGAATATCTTCCGCAACGCGCAGCATCCCTATCTTCAGGCGCTCATGCGCGCCGTTCCGCGCTTCGCCATGGCGGAGAACGAGCGCCTGACGCCGATCCGCGAAGTCACGAGCGCAACGCTCACCTCGGCCTCGGCGCCGGAGCGGATCCAGCCGAAGGGGCCGATCCTGAAGGCCGAGCATCTCACGAAATGCTTCACCCTCCGGTCGGGCTGGTTCTCCGGCAAGACCCAGGAGATCCGCGCCGTCAGCGAGGTCGACCTGTCTCTTCCCGTCGGCAAGACCCTGGGGCTCGTGGGCGAATCCGGATGCGGCAAGACCACCGTGTCCAAGATGATCATGCGTGCGCTCACGCCCAATTCGGGCCGGGTGCTGTTCGACGACGGCACAGGGCCGAAGGATGTGCACAAACTGGAAGGCGACGCGCTGACCACCTATCGACGCTCCGTGCAGTTCATCTTCCAGGACCCGTTCTCGTCCCTCAATCCGCGCATGACGGTCTATGAACTTCTCACCGAGCCTCTGCGCATCCACAACATCGGCACTTCCGACGAGCGCTATGCGCGGGTGAAGCAGCTCCTCGACATGGTGGGGCTCGATCAGCGCGCGTTGAGACGCTATCCGCATTCCTTCTCCGGCGGCCAGCGCCAGCGCCTCGGCATCGCGCGGGCGCTCGCCCTCGAGCCGCGCGTGCTGCTCTGCGACGAGCCGGTGTCCGCCCTGGACGTATCCGTTCAGGCCCAGGTCCTCAACCTGCTCAAGGACCTGCAATCGGCGCTCGGATTGTCGTACCTCTTCGTCTCCCACAACCTCGCGGTCGTGGACTACATCGCCGACACGATCGCGGTCATGTGCCGGGGCTACATCGTCGAGGAGGCGCCGAAATCCTCCCTCTTCCGCAACCCGGTCCATCCCTATACGCAGGCCTTGCTCGCCGCCGTGCCGGATCCGGACATCGACCGGCCGCTGGACTTCGCCAAGCTGCGGAGCGGCCGCTTCTCGCAGCCGTCGGAATGGCCCGAGCCTTTCCGCATCAAGCCCGGCGAATTCGGCGTGATGAAAGAGATCGAACCGGGCCATAAGGTTCGCATGGGGCAGCTGACAGCCCGGGAGGCTGCGTGA